In Thauera aromatica K172, one DNA window encodes the following:
- the tgt gene encoding tRNA guanosine(34) transglycosylase Tgt, producing MHFELLATDRGARRGRLTLAHGVVETPVFMPVGTYGTVKAMTPAMLADIGAQICLGNTFHLWLRPGLEIIGAHGGLHRFMAWDKPILTDSGGFQVFSLGALRKISEEGVKFASPIDGAKLFLTPEISMQIQHVLNSDIVMIFDECTPYPATRDEAAKSMQLSQRWARRSRDEFDKLNDKADADPEKRNALFGIVQGGMYEDLRDESQAALEAIGFDGFAIGGLSVGEPKEDMARILAHTAPRLPQDKPRYLMGVGTPEDIVAGVAAGIDLFDCVMPTRNARNGWLFTRHGDIKIKNAVHKADTRPLDPSCDCYTCRHFSRAYLHHLHRSGEILGSMLNTVHNLRYYQTLTAELRAAIIAGEFAQYVQRFHRERATGTA from the coding sequence ATGCACTTTGAACTCCTCGCCACCGACCGCGGCGCCCGCCGCGGCCGCCTGACGCTCGCCCACGGCGTGGTCGAAACCCCTGTGTTCATGCCGGTCGGCACCTATGGCACGGTGAAGGCGATGACGCCGGCGATGCTCGCCGACATCGGCGCACAGATCTGCCTGGGCAACACCTTCCACCTGTGGCTGCGCCCGGGGCTGGAGATCATCGGTGCGCATGGCGGCCTGCACCGCTTCATGGCCTGGGACAAGCCCATCCTCACCGACTCGGGCGGCTTCCAGGTCTTCAGCCTGGGGGCACTGCGCAAGATCAGCGAGGAAGGAGTGAAGTTCGCCAGCCCGATCGATGGCGCGAAACTGTTCCTCACGCCCGAAATTTCGATGCAGATCCAGCACGTGCTGAACTCGGACATCGTGATGATCTTCGACGAATGCACGCCCTACCCCGCCACCCGCGACGAGGCGGCGAAGTCGATGCAGCTGTCGCAGCGCTGGGCGCGGCGCTCGCGCGACGAGTTTGACAAACTGAATGACAAAGCGGACGCCGACCCGGAGAAACGGAACGCGCTGTTCGGCATCGTCCAGGGCGGCATGTACGAGGATCTGCGCGACGAGTCGCAGGCTGCGCTGGAGGCGATCGGCTTCGACGGCTTCGCCATCGGCGGCCTCTCGGTGGGCGAGCCCAAGGAAGACATGGCGCGCATCCTCGCCCACACTGCGCCGCGCCTGCCCCAGGACAAGCCGCGCTACCTGATGGGAGTGGGCACGCCCGAGGACATCGTCGCCGGAGTGGCCGCCGGCATCGACCTGTTCGACTGCGTGATGCCCACGCGCAACGCGAGGAACGGCTGGCTGTTCACCCGCCATGGCGACATCAAGATCAAGAACGCGGTGCACAAGGCCGACACCCGGCCGCTCGACCCGTCGTGCGACTGTTACACCTGCCGCCACTTCAGCCGCGCCTACCTCCACCACCTGCACCGCAGCGGCGAGATTCTCGGCAGCATGCTCAACACGGTCCACAACCTGCGCTACTACCAGACCCTCACCGCCGAGCTGCGCGCGGCGATCATCGCCGGCGAGTTCGCGCAATACGTGCAGCGCTTTCACCGCGAGCGCGCCACCGGCACTGCCTGA
- the queA gene encoding tRNA preQ1(34) S-adenosylmethionine ribosyltransferase-isomerase QueA, with protein MSLTLDDFDYLLPPERIAQAPLPERSASRLLVVTPTPGAEPLLVDASIADLPALVRPGDLLVFNDTRVIHARLHGIKDSGGQVEVLIERAVGPHEALAQVRASKSPKTDSRLRLADAFDVEVLGRVGEFYHLRFPAGENLFALLERHGKLPLPPYIQRAAGDADESRYQTVFARDPGSVAAPTAGLHFDEALLSRLAERGANCAWLTLHVGAGTFQPVRVDDLGEHRMHRERYVIPQETVDAIAATRTAGGRVIAVGTTSLRALEAAAQDGALEAGSSETEIFILPGFRFQVVDALLTNFHLPKSTLLMLVSAFAGMDTIRRAYAHAIARRYRFFSYGDAMFLTRKNEAEDDAL; from the coding sequence ATGTCCCTGACCCTCGACGATTTCGACTACCTGCTGCCGCCCGAGCGGATCGCCCAGGCACCGCTGCCCGAGCGCAGCGCCAGCCGCCTGCTGGTCGTCACCCCCACCCCCGGCGCCGAGCCGCTGCTCGTCGACGCGAGCATCGCCGACCTGCCCGCGCTGGTACGCCCCGGCGACCTGCTGGTGTTCAACGACACCCGCGTCATCCATGCCCGTCTGCACGGCATCAAGGACAGCGGCGGCCAGGTCGAAGTCCTGATCGAGCGCGCGGTCGGCCCGCACGAGGCGCTCGCCCAGGTGCGCGCGAGCAAGTCGCCGAAGACCGACAGCCGGCTGCGCCTGGCCGACGCCTTCGACGTCGAAGTGCTCGGCCGCGTCGGCGAGTTCTACCATCTGCGCTTTCCCGCCGGCGAAAATCTGTTCGCCCTCCTCGAACGCCACGGCAAGCTGCCGCTGCCGCCCTACATCCAGCGCGCCGCCGGGGATGCCGACGAAAGCCGCTACCAGACGGTCTTCGCACGCGACCCCGGCTCGGTCGCCGCGCCCACCGCCGGCCTGCACTTCGACGAGGCTCTCCTCTCCCGCCTCGCCGAGCGCGGCGCGAACTGCGCCTGGCTGACCCTCCACGTCGGCGCCGGCACCTTCCAGCCGGTGCGGGTGGATGACCTCGGCGAACACCGCATGCACCGCGAACGCTACGTGATCCCGCAGGAAACCGTGGACGCGATCGCCGCCACCCGCACCGCCGGCGGACGCGTGATCGCGGTCGGCACCACCAGCCTGCGCGCGCTCGAAGCCGCCGCCCAGGACGGCGCACTGGAGGCGGGCAGCAGCGAAACCGAAATCTTCATCCTCCCCGGCTTCCGCTTCCAGGTCGTCGATGCGCTGCTCACCAACTTCCACCTGCCCAAATCCACCTTGCTGATGCTGGTGTCGGCCTTCGCCGGCATGGACACCATCCGCCGCGCCTACGCCCACGCCATCGCCCGCCGCTACCGCTTCTTCAGTTACGGCGACGCGATGTTCCTGACCCGCAAGAACGAAGCCGAAGACGATGCACTTTGA
- a CDS encoding type II toxin-antitoxin system HipA family toxin codes for MGRPSHTRILNAWINGRLVGQWRLPARGATEFQYERDWVASPEGRPLSLSLPFTLDNLPLRGDAVRNYFDNLLPDSDRIRTRLQSRFRTDSTGAFDLLQAIGRDCVGAVQLLPDDVEPGGVFRIDVEPLDDAGIERILKGTVSPNKLLGQAAADDGDFRISIAGAQEKTALTRHDGRWCRPLGATPTTHIFKLPLGLVGNRQADMRTSVENEWLCAQVLAGFGLPVAACEIQRFGDQKVLIVERFDRRLASSGSYWLRLPQEDFCQATGTPPGAKYESDGGPGLVDLARILQQSEAREADLKTLFTAQLLFWMLAATDGHAKNFSLFLLPGGRYRLTPLYDVLSAWPVAGTGPNQLDYEKLRLAMAVRGKNTHYRLRDIQRRHFNDMAQKCGLGRDMEHLIDELVSRTSHVLEALSRALPPDFPADVFDAVANSLLVSRKRL; via the coding sequence ATGGGCCGCCCTTCGCACACCCGGATTCTGAACGCCTGGATCAACGGCAGGCTGGTCGGGCAGTGGCGTCTGCCGGCGCGGGGAGCGACCGAGTTCCAGTACGAACGGGACTGGGTGGCATCACCCGAAGGGCGTCCCCTGTCCCTGTCCCTGCCCTTTACGCTGGACAATCTGCCCCTGCGGGGCGATGCCGTGCGCAATTACTTCGACAACCTGCTGCCCGACAGCGACCGCATCCGCACGCGGCTGCAGTCCCGCTTCCGCACCGACAGCACCGGAGCCTTCGACCTCCTGCAGGCCATCGGACGCGACTGCGTGGGCGCCGTGCAACTTCTCCCAGATGACGTAGAGCCTGGCGGTGTGTTCCGCATCGACGTCGAACCGCTCGACGATGCCGGCATAGAACGTATCCTCAAGGGCACCGTTTCCCCAAACAAGCTTCTGGGTCAGGCTGCGGCCGACGACGGTGACTTCCGCATCTCGATCGCGGGCGCCCAGGAGAAAACCGCCCTGACCCGGCATGACGGGCGCTGGTGCCGTCCGCTGGGCGCCACACCGACCACCCATATTTTCAAGCTGCCGCTCGGCTTGGTCGGCAACCGCCAGGCAGACATGCGCACCTCGGTCGAAAACGAGTGGCTTTGCGCGCAAGTCCTGGCCGGCTTCGGCCTGCCGGTCGCCGCGTGCGAAATCCAGCGCTTCGGCGACCAGAAGGTACTGATTGTCGAACGCTTCGATCGCCGCCTGGCGAGTTCCGGCAGCTACTGGCTACGCCTGCCGCAGGAAGATTTCTGCCAGGCGACCGGCACCCCGCCCGGTGCCAAGTACGAATCCGATGGCGGCCCCGGTCTGGTAGACCTCGCGCGCATCCTGCAGCAGTCGGAGGCTCGTGAGGCCGACCTCAAGACGCTCTTCACAGCCCAACTGCTCTTCTGGATGCTCGCCGCCACCGATGGCCACGCCAAGAATTTTTCCCTCTTCCTGCTCCCGGGAGGGCGTTACCGCCTCACGCCGCTCTACGACGTGCTGTCGGCCTGGCCCGTCGCCGGGACAGGCCCGAATCAGCTCGATTACGAGAAGCTTCGCCTGGCCATGGCCGTGCGCGGCAAGAACACGCACTACCGGTTGCGGGACATCCAGCGGCGCCATTTCAACGATATGGCACAGAAGTGCGGGCTTGGCCGCGACATGGAACACCTCATCGACGAGTTGGTCTCGCGGACCAGCCACGTCCTGGAGGCGCTCAGCCGGGCACTGCCACCGGATTTCCCGGCGGACGTGTTCGACGCAGTCGCCAACAGCTTGTTGGTCTCCAGGAAGCGGCTCTGA
- a CDS encoding helix-turn-helix domain-containing protein, producing MLRVNSPQQAGRILTARRKALRLSQATVAAGLGISQNRLSELEAHPERFTLDRLLALASQLGLELVLQEKTQPVNESEW from the coding sequence ATGCTCCGAGTCAACTCGCCCCAGCAGGCAGGCCGGATTCTCACTGCTCGACGCAAAGCCCTGCGCCTCTCCCAAGCCACGGTCGCCGCAGGTCTGGGCATCAGCCAGAACCGCCTGTCCGAGCTTGAAGCCCACCCGGAGCGCTTCACGCTCGACCGCCTCCTCGCCCTGGCGAGCCAGCTTGGCCTGGAACTCGTACTCCAGGAGAAGACGCAGCCCGTCAACGAGAGCGAGTGGTAG
- a CDS encoding LysR family transcriptional regulator, whose translation MLNYKQLHHFWIVARAGGIVRAAERSGLAPQTLSGQITTLETALGVSLFKRQGRGLALTETGRMMLDYAEEIFRLGTELEEALRSRATGRAVPFRVGVADVVPKAIAWLLLAPSMDLPEPMRIVCREGKFDTLLGELAIHKLDVVLADRPLPQNMDVRGYSHALGESTIAFFATPALAATLKKGFPECLDGAPLLLPGAEASVRGPLLRWLEAAHLHPRIVGEFDDSALMRAFAEAGAGVFPSAARVGEQLCRQAGLVHLGDAGGVIETYYAISVERRLTHPAVRAISDAATAPAPRGHPESC comes from the coding sequence ATGCTGAACTACAAGCAGCTCCACCATTTCTGGATCGTCGCCCGCGCCGGTGGGATCGTGCGCGCGGCGGAACGTTCCGGGCTCGCGCCCCAGACGCTTTCGGGGCAGATCACCACGCTCGAGACCGCACTCGGGGTCAGCCTGTTCAAACGCCAGGGCCGCGGTCTGGCACTGACCGAAACCGGGCGCATGATGCTCGACTACGCCGAAGAGATCTTCCGCCTCGGAACCGAGTTGGAAGAAGCCCTGCGCAGCCGGGCCACCGGGCGTGCCGTGCCGTTTCGCGTCGGTGTCGCCGACGTGGTGCCGAAAGCGATCGCCTGGCTGCTGCTGGCGCCGTCGATGGATCTCCCCGAGCCGATGCGCATCGTCTGCCGGGAAGGCAAGTTCGACACCCTGCTCGGTGAACTCGCGATCCACAAGCTTGACGTCGTCCTGGCCGACCGTCCCCTGCCGCAGAACATGGACGTACGCGGCTACAGCCACGCCCTCGGCGAATCGACGATCGCCTTTTTCGCCACCCCGGCCCTGGCGGCGACGCTGAAAAAGGGCTTTCCAGAATGCCTGGACGGTGCCCCGCTGCTGCTGCCCGGTGCCGAAGCCAGCGTCCGCGGCCCGCTCCTGCGCTGGCTCGAAGCTGCCCACCTGCATCCGCGCATCGTCGGCGAGTTCGACGACAGCGCCCTGATGCGCGCTTTCGCCGAGGCCGGAGCGGGCGTTTTCCCGAGCGCGGCGCGGGTCGGCGAGCAGTTGTGCCGGCAGGCGGGTCTGGTGCATCTGGGGGACGCCGGCGGCGTCATCGAAACCTACTACGCGATCTCGGTCGAACGCAGGCTGACCCACCCGGCGGTACGCGCGATCAGCGACGCCGCGACGGCACCGGCGCCGCGGGGACATCCAGAATCTTGTTGA
- a CDS encoding HPF/RaiA family ribosome-associated protein encodes MRIDLQCDGVKATPGLHDYVSRRMSGAIGRFRDHIQWARVKVADVDGDGADKRCVVQLRLRNLPDVVFAIKQLDVRAAVDAAAERVSRVLAQRLRRQQKPGRGASAPVAALPA; translated from the coding sequence ATGCGTATCGATCTGCAGTGTGACGGGGTGAAGGCGACCCCCGGCCTACATGACTACGTGAGCCGGCGGATGAGCGGCGCGATCGGGCGCTTCCGCGACCACATCCAGTGGGCGCGGGTGAAGGTGGCCGATGTCGATGGCGACGGCGCGGACAAGCGTTGCGTGGTACAACTGCGGCTGCGCAACCTGCCGGACGTGGTGTTCGCGATCAAGCAGCTCGACGTGCGCGCCGCGGTCGACGCCGCCGCGGAGCGGGTGTCACGGGTTCTGGCCCAGCGCCTGCGCCGTCAGCAAAAGCCGGGCCGCGGAGCGTCCGCCCCGGTTGCGGCGCTGCCGGCTTGA
- a CDS encoding Bax inhibitor-1/YccA family protein, protein MENRITTMHRAEASVLSTNKVIRNTYLLLSLTLAFSALTAGLSVAMGLPHPGILLTLAGYFGLLFLTTKFRNSGLGIVFVFALTGFMGFTLGPIISAYLSLPNGGSIVMQAMAGTAAIFLGLSAYAITTRKDFSFMGGFLMVGILVAFLAGLGAVFFSIPALSLTVSAAFVLLMSGLILYETSNIIHGGETNYVMATVTLFVSIFNLFTSLLHLLGFASND, encoded by the coding sequence ATGGAAAACCGCATCACGACAATGCACCGCGCCGAAGCTTCGGTGCTATCGACCAACAAGGTCATCCGCAACACCTACCTGCTGCTGTCGCTGACGCTGGCCTTCTCGGCGCTCACCGCCGGGCTGTCGGTGGCGATGGGGCTGCCCCACCCCGGCATCCTCCTGACCCTGGCGGGCTACTTCGGCCTGCTGTTCCTGACCACCAAGTTCCGCAACAGCGGGCTGGGCATTGTGTTCGTGTTCGCGCTCACCGGCTTCATGGGCTTCACGCTCGGCCCGATCATCTCCGCCTACCTGTCGCTGCCCAACGGCGGCAGCATCGTGATGCAGGCGATGGCCGGCACGGCGGCGATCTTCCTCGGACTGTCGGCCTACGCGATCACCACCAGGAAGGATTTCTCCTTCATGGGTGGGTTCCTGATGGTCGGTATCCTGGTGGCCTTCCTGGCCGGCCTGGGCGCGGTGTTCTTCTCGATCCCGGCGCTGTCGCTGACCGTATCGGCCGCTTTCGTGCTGCTGATGTCGGGCCTGATCCTGTATGAGACCAGCAACATCATCCACGGCGGCGAAACCAACTACGTGATGGCCACGGTGACCTTGTTCGTGTCGATCTTCAACCTCTTCACCAGCCTGCTGCACCTGCTCGGCTTCGCCAGCAACGACTGA
- a CDS encoding acetyl-CoA carboxylase carboxyltransferase subunit alpha, producing the protein MKTTFLDFETAIAELEAKIDQLRFVQDDPAVDISEEIARLEAKSQSLTKELYAKLTPWQIAQVARHPQRPYTLDYAELIFTDFQELHGDRAYADDKAIVGGLARFNGQSCVVIGHQKGRDTKEKIARNFGMPRPEGYRKAMRLMKLAEKFGLPVFTFVDTPGAYPGIGAEERGQSEAIGHSIYLMAELKTPIVSTIIGEGGSGGALAIAVADQVLMLQYSTYSVISPEGCASILWKSAEKAADAADTMGITAARLKSLSLIDKVVSEPVGGAHRDHRAMAATLKRALTDALRELEALTPSELVAQRYDKLMSYGRYKEKAA; encoded by the coding sequence ATGAAGACCACCTTTCTGGATTTTGAAACGGCGATCGCCGAACTTGAGGCGAAGATCGACCAACTGCGGTTCGTGCAGGACGACCCGGCGGTCGACATCTCCGAGGAGATTGCGCGCCTGGAGGCCAAGAGCCAGTCGCTGACCAAGGAACTCTACGCCAAGCTCACGCCGTGGCAGATCGCTCAGGTCGCACGCCACCCGCAGCGCCCTTATACGCTCGACTATGCCGAGCTGATCTTCACCGATTTCCAGGAACTGCACGGCGATCGCGCCTATGCCGACGACAAGGCGATCGTCGGCGGTCTGGCGCGCTTCAACGGCCAGAGCTGCGTGGTGATCGGCCACCAGAAGGGGCGCGACACGAAGGAGAAGATCGCGCGCAACTTCGGCATGCCGCGCCCGGAGGGCTACCGCAAGGCGATGCGGCTGATGAAGCTCGCCGAGAAGTTCGGCCTGCCGGTGTTCACCTTCGTCGACACCCCGGGCGCCTATCCGGGCATCGGCGCCGAGGAGCGCGGCCAGTCCGAGGCGATCGGCCACAGCATCTACCTGATGGCCGAGCTCAAGACGCCGATCGTCAGCACCATCATCGGCGAGGGCGGTTCGGGCGGCGCGCTGGCGATCGCGGTCGCCGACCAGGTGTTGATGCTGCAGTACTCGACCTACTCGGTGATCTCGCCCGAAGGCTGCGCCTCCATCCTGTGGAAGAGCGCGGAGAAGGCCGCCGATGCGGCCGATACCATGGGCATCACCGCGGCGCGGCTGAAGTCGCTGAGCCTGATCGACAAGGTGGTCAGCGAGCCGGTCGGCGGGGCGCACCGCGACCACCGCGCGATGGCGGCCACGCTCAAGCGCGCGCTGACCGACGCCCTGCGCGAACTCGAAGCGCTGACCCCTTCGGAGCTCGTCGCCCAGCGCTACGACAAGCTGATGAGCTACGGGCGCTACAAGGAAAAGGCCGCCTGA
- the tilS gene encoding tRNA lysidine(34) synthetase TilS, translated as MVVHDELRSEVGRVLAAAGVGPHSRLCCALSGGVDSVSLFTLLCSLQAPFGYALSAAHVHHGLSPNADAWAAACARRCERAGVPFQLFRVTVARDHPGGLEAAAREARRAALDRVECDWLVLGHHQDDQAETVLFRLLRGAGVHGAAAMAALDRPRSARCPGRLRPLLGVRRAQILAWARAAGLRWEEDESNADERYTRNALRRQLLPAAERIFPAAVPALARAAENFREADTLLDELAALDAAACGGAPLSRSAALALGAARLGNLLRWQLRGAGALAPSRARLVEAVRQLCAAGADTPLRLVLGDRACCAYRDALWLEAAAPAPLPPAQRWHGQAALPWGQGEVVFAGAEGEGLSRVRLAAAAEVSLAPRREGMKLRLDSRRPRRSFKNLCQEAAIPAWLRARLPVLWVDGEPAWVAGIGVAAEFACAAGETGVVPRWHAAAAGADPARGVS; from the coding sequence ATGGTCGTGCACGATGAACTGCGGTCCGAAGTCGGCCGCGTGCTCGCCGCCGCCGGAGTCGGGCCGCACAGCCGTCTGTGCTGCGCGCTCTCCGGCGGGGTCGATTCGGTGTCCTTGTTCACCCTGCTGTGCAGCCTGCAGGCACCGTTCGGCTACGCGCTGTCGGCCGCGCACGTCCACCACGGCCTCAGCCCGAACGCGGACGCCTGGGCGGCGGCCTGCGCCCGTCGCTGCGAGCGTGCCGGGGTTCCTTTCCAGCTGTTTCGGGTGACGGTGGCGCGGGATCATCCGGGCGGCCTCGAGGCGGCGGCGCGCGAAGCCCGCCGGGCGGCCCTCGATCGGGTGGAGTGCGACTGGCTGGTGCTCGGCCACCACCAGGACGACCAGGCCGAAACCGTGCTGTTCCGCCTCCTGCGCGGCGCCGGCGTGCACGGCGCGGCGGCGATGGCGGCGCTCGACCGGCCCCGCTCGGCACGGTGCCCGGGGCGCTTGCGCCCGCTGCTCGGCGTGCGCCGGGCGCAGATCCTCGCCTGGGCGCGCGCCGCCGGCCTGCGCTGGGAGGAGGACGAGAGCAACGCCGACGAGCGCTACACGCGCAATGCCCTGCGCCGCCAGCTCCTGCCCGCGGCCGAGCGCATCTTCCCCGCCGCGGTGCCCGCACTGGCGCGTGCGGCGGAAAACTTCCGCGAGGCCGACACCCTTCTCGATGAGCTCGCCGCGCTCGACGCGGCCGCCTGCGGCGGCGCGCCCTTGTCCCGTTCGGCCGCGCTCGCGCTCGGCGCGGCGCGGCTGGGCAACCTGCTGCGCTGGCAGCTGCGCGGCGCCGGCGCGCTGGCGCCGTCGCGCGCTCGCCTGGTCGAGGCGGTGCGCCAGCTCTGCGCCGCCGGTGCGGACACGCCGCTGCGCCTGGTGCTCGGCGACCGGGCCTGCTGCGCCTACCGGGATGCGCTGTGGCTCGAAGCGGCCGCTCCCGCTCCCCTCCCGCCGGCGCAGCGCTGGCACGGACAGGCCGCGCTGCCCTGGGGGCAGGGCGAGGTCGTGTTCGCGGGCGCGGAAGGCGAAGGCCTGAGCCGGGTGCGGCTGGCGGCAGCGGCGGAGGTGAGCCTGGCGCCACGACGCGAAGGGATGAAGCTGCGGCTGGATTCGCGCCGGCCGCGGCGCAGTTTCAAGAACCTGTGCCAGGAGGCGGCGATTCCGGCGTGGCTGCGCGCGCGTCTGCCCGTGCTGTGGGTGGATGGCGAACCGGCCTGGGTGGCCGGGATCGGGGTGGCGGCGGAGTTCGCCTGCGCCGCCGGCGAGACGGGCGTGGTACCGCGCTGGCACGCCGCCGCGGCCGGCGCCGATCCGGCTCGCGGGGTGAGCTGA
- a CDS encoding response regulator transcription factor, giving the protein MTSACTHIIDDDEAIRDALQWLFKTRGVACRTWPGGEAFVDAWRPDWRGCIVLDIRMAGMSGLECFDTLLARGCTLPVIFITGHGDVPMAVAALKKGAFHFIEKPFNDHDLVDLVEKALATDAERQRAAAGRETIEARLATLTGREREVMNLILEGKYNKVIADELSISMRTVEAHRSRIFDKMAVRSAVELAQQLTLLRD; this is encoded by the coding sequence ATGACCTCCGCCTGCACCCACATCATCGACGACGACGAAGCCATCCGCGACGCCCTCCAGTGGCTGTTCAAGACCCGCGGCGTCGCCTGCCGCACCTGGCCCGGCGGCGAAGCCTTCGTCGACGCCTGGCGGCCCGACTGGCGCGGCTGCATCGTGCTCGACATCCGCATGGCGGGAATGAGCGGACTGGAATGCTTCGACACCCTGCTCGCGCGCGGCTGCACCCTGCCGGTGATTTTCATCACCGGCCACGGCGACGTGCCGATGGCGGTGGCGGCGCTGAAAAAAGGCGCGTTCCACTTCATCGAGAAGCCGTTCAACGACCACGACCTCGTCGACCTGGTCGAGAAGGCCCTCGCCACCGACGCCGAGCGTCAGCGTGCCGCCGCCGGCCGCGAAACGATCGAAGCCCGGCTGGCGACACTGACCGGCCGCGAGCGCGAAGTAATGAACCTGATCCTCGAAGGCAAGTACAACAAGGTCATCGCCGACGAGCTGTCGATTTCAATGCGCACGGTCGAAGCCCACCGCTCGCGCATCTTCGACAAGATGGCCGTGCGTTCGGCGGTGGAGCTGGCGCAGCAGCTGACCCTGCTGCGCGACTGA